The proteins below are encoded in one region of Homo sapiens chromosome 2, GRCh38.p14 Primary Assembly:
- the MTERF4 gene encoding transcription termination factor 4, mitochondrial isoform X1, which translates to MAAFGRQVLDWHRLIPLTWACMARQTPHLGEQRRTTASLLRKLTTASNGGVIEELSCVRSNNYVQEPECRRNLVQCLLEKQGTPVVQGSLELERVMSSLLDMGFSNAHINELLSVRRGASLQQLLDIISEFILLGLNPEPVCVVLKKSPQLLKLPIMQMRKRSSYLQKLGLGEAASSYSVTAKKKTFVLQKKSSSVTPSTSPQLSQMAVAVLCQWKEFLLRGGAGGLIYYCATASPAHSSYAKRPAQARNKT; encoded by the exons GTCCTTGATTGGCACCGCCTGATCCCCCTCACCTGGGCCTGTATGGCTAGGCAGACTCCTCATCTTGGAGAACAGAGAAGGACGACAGCTTCTTTGTTGCGCAAACTGACTACAGCCTCCAATGGAGGGGTCATTGAGGAGTTATCTTGTGTTAGATCCAATAACTATGTGCAGGAACCAGAGTGCAGGAGGAATCTTGTTCAGTGCCTCCTTGAGAAGCAGGGGACTCCTGTGGTACAAGGGTCCTTGGAGCTAGAGAGGGTCATGAGTTCCCTCCTGGACATGGGTTTCAGCAATGCCCATATTAATGAATTGCTCAGTGTACGGCGAGGTGCCAGTCTTCAACAGTTGCTGGACATCATTTCAGAATTTATTCTCTTGGGTCTGAATCCAGAGCCTGTGTGTGTGGTCTTGAAGAAAAGTCCCCAGTTATTGAAACTGCCTATTATGCAAATGAGGAAGCGCTCCAGTTACCTGCAAAAGCTTGGGCTTGGAGAAG CAGCCTCGTCTTACAGCGTGACTGCAAAGAAAAAGACTTTTGTTTTGCAAAAGAAAAGCAGCTCGGTGACTCCGTCCACATCGCCACAGTTGAGTCAGATGGCAGTGGCAGTCCTTTGCCAGTGGAAGGAGTTCCTGCTAAGGGGAGGTGCAGGAG GACTAATTTATTATTGTGCAACTGCCAGTCCTGCGCATTCCAGCTACGCTAAGCGCCCTGCCcag gcACGTAACAAAACATAG
- the MTERF4 gene encoding transcription termination factor 4, mitochondrial isoform 1 (isoform 1 is encoded by transcript variant 1) yields MAAFGRQVLDWHRLIPLTWACMARQTPHLGEQRRTTASLLRKLTTASNGGVIEELSCVRSNNYVQEPECRRNLVQCLLEKQGTPVVQGSLELERVMSSLLDMGFSNAHINELLSVRRGASLQQLLDIISEFILLGLNPEPVCVVLKKSPQLLKLPIMQMRKRSSYLQKLGLGEGKLKRVLYCCPEIFTMRQQDINDTVRLLKEKCLFTVQQVTKILHSCPSVLREDLGQLEYKFQYAYFRMGIKHPDIVKSEYLQYSLTKIKQRHIYLERLGRYQTPDKKGQTQIPNPLLKDILRVSEAEFLARTACTSVEEFQVFKKLLAREEEESESSTSDDKRASLDEDEDDDDEEDNDEDDNDEDDDDEDDDEAEDNDEDEDDDEEE; encoded by the exons GTCCTTGATTGGCACCGCCTGATCCCCCTCACCTGGGCCTGTATGGCTAGGCAGACTCCTCATCTTGGAGAACAGAGAAGGACGACAGCTTCTTTGTTGCGCAAACTGACTACAGCCTCCAATGGAGGGGTCATTGAGGAGTTATCTTGTGTTAGATCCAATAACTATGTGCAGGAACCAGAGTGCAGGAGGAATCTTGTTCAGTGCCTCCTTGAGAAGCAGGGGACTCCTGTGGTACAAGGGTCCTTGGAGCTAGAGAGGGTCATGAGTTCCCTCCTGGACATGGGTTTCAGCAATGCCCATATTAATGAATTGCTCAGTGTACGGCGAGGTGCCAGTCTTCAACAGTTGCTGGACATCATTTCAGAATTTATTCTCTTGGGTCTGAATCCAGAGCCTGTGTGTGTGGTCTTGAAGAAAAGTCCCCAGTTATTGAAACTGCCTATTATGCAAATGAGGAAGCGCTCCAGTTACCTGCAAAAGCTTGGGCTTGGAGAAG GGAAATTAAAGAGGGTGCTTTACTGTTGCCCTGAAATTTTCACCATGCGCCAGCAGGACATTAACGACACTGTCAGGCTTCTCAAGGAGAAGTGCCTTTTCACGGTACAGCAAGTCACCAAGATTTTGCACAGTTGCCCCTCTGTTCTTCGAGAGGACCTGGGTCAACTGGAATACAAGTTTCAG TATGCATACTTCAGGATGGGAATTAAGCATCCAGACATTGTAAAGAGTGAGTACTTGCAGTATTCACTAACCAAGATTAAGCAGAGACACATTTACCTGGAGCGCCTGGGACGGTACCAAACCCCTGATAAGAAGGGGCAGACACAGATCCCTAACCCATTGCTCAAGGACATTCTCAGAGTTTCAGAAGCTGAGTTTTTGGCCAGGACAGCCTGTACTTCTGTTGAGGAGTTTCAAGTTTTTAAGAAGCTCCTGGCTCGGGAGGAGGAGGAGTCTGAGAGCAGCACATCTGATGACAAAAGGGCAAGTctggatgaggatgaggatgacgATGATGAGGAGGACAATGATGAGGATGACAATGATGAGGATGACGATGATGAGGACGACGACGAGGCGGAGGACAATGATGAGGATGAGGACGACGACGAGGAGGAATAG
- the MTERF4 gene encoding transcription termination factor 4, mitochondrial isoform 2 (isoform 2 is encoded by transcript variant 5), with protein sequence MRQQDINDTVRLLKEKCLFTVQQVTKILHSCPSVLREDLGQLEYKFQYAYFRMGIKHPDIVKSEYLQYSLTKIKQRHIYLERLGRYQTPDKKGQTQIPNPLLKDILRVSEAEFLARTACTSVEEFQVFKKLLAREEEESESSTSDDKRASLDEDEDDDDEEDNDEDDNDEDDDDEDDDEAEDNDEDEDDDEEE encoded by the exons ATGCGCCAGCAGGACATTAACGACACTGTCAGGCTTCTCAAGGAGAAGTGCCTTTTCACGGTACAGCAAGTCACCAAGATTTTGCACAGTTGCCCCTCTGTTCTTCGAGAGGACCTGGGTCAACTGGAATACAAGTTTCAG TATGCATACTTCAGGATGGGAATTAAGCATCCAGACATTGTAAAGAGTGAGTACTTGCAGTATTCACTAACCAAGATTAAGCAGAGACACATTTACCTGGAGCGCCTGGGACGGTACCAAACCCCTGATAAGAAGGGGCAGACACAGATCCCTAACCCATTGCTCAAGGACATTCTCAGAGTTTCAGAAGCTGAGTTTTTGGCCAGGACAGCCTGTACTTCTGTTGAGGAGTTTCAAGTTTTTAAGAAGCTCCTGGCTCGGGAGGAGGAGGAGTCTGAGAGCAGCACATCTGATGACAAAAGGGCAAGTctggatgaggatgaggatgacgATGATGAGGAGGACAATGATGAGGATGACAATGATGAGGATGACGATGATGAGGACGACGACGAGGCGGAGGACAATGATGAGGATGAGGACGACGACGAGGAGGAATAG